The DNA window CAGCGGTGTCGCATCGGTTCATCAGTCGTCATTGGAACAATCCGCGGCGCGGCGGAGCATCCCGGAAGAATCTATATCGGGGATGAGGTGCGCATCGGAGATGGCACAGTCATTGAAAATACATCAGAAATGGACCTAATTATACCCAACCGCTCGCAGATTCCCGCGCGAAGCCACGTCGCAAACGACGGGTTTGGGTTCCCTCGATATGTTACAGAAAGATAGTAGGCAGACTCCGTTATGCCGTTAAACCTTTGGATTTATTGCTAATGAGGTTTCAAACCTCGCCAGCATTCTGGACGAATTAACAATATGACAAAAATAGAACGCGCTTTAATCAGCGTCTACGACAAAACGAACCTTTTAGATATAGCCAATGCTCTTGCACAACGCGGTGTGGAAATTCTCTCTACCGGCGGCACAGCCAGACACCTGCGAGATGCTGGAATTGACATCCTTGATGTTTCTGACTACACTGGCTTTCCTGAAATGCTGGATGGTAGAGTCAAAACGCTCCATCCCAAAATTCATGGTGGACTCCTTGCGGATTGGGATAACCCTGAGCACAATTCCCAAGCGGCGGCACACGGCATTACCTCCATTGACATGGTGATATGTAATTTGTATCCATTTGAGGCGACCGTCGCTCAGCCTAACGTGACGCTTCCCGAAGCGATTGAAAACATCGACATCGGGGGGCCGACGATGATTCGTGCCGCAGCGAAAAATTATCGGCATGTCGCTGTCCTCACAATGGCGAGTCAATACTCCGAAATTATCGCCGATTTGGATGAAAATGATGGATGTCTTTCGGAAGAGAGGCGATTTGAGTTAGCGAATGCAGCTTTTGCCCATACCGCGCACTATGACACCGCAATCGCTGCCTACCTCGTTGACGTAGATTCACAATCAGATGGATTTGCCACTGACCTGACACTCCGTTTCAAGAAGGAGCGCACACTCCGTTATGGCGAAAACCCACATCAACGCGCCGCTTTCTACAAAACTGAAGCCAGTCCAGGCGCAGCCGCTGCATGGGCAAACCAACTCAGTGGACAATCGCTCTCCTTCAATAACCTCCTCGATTTAGAAGCCGCTTTAGAGATCGTCAAGGACTTCGAGACTCCTGCTTGTGCGATTATCAAACACAATAACCCGTGTGGGCTTGCGACGGCAGACAACCTGCAAGATGCCTTCGCGAACGCATTGGAATGCGATCGGACTTCCGCTTTCGGTTCGATTGTCGGGTTAAATCGCAAGGTGACACTCCAGACCGCAAACATCATTCGCGAAGCTGCAAATGCAGGTGTGAAGATTGACGCAATTATCGCACCGAGTTATACCGAAAAGGCGCTGCGAGCTTTGTCTCGTGTTAAACGCCGACCGATTCTCGAAGCTGGATCGCTATCGACAACGGAACCTATCTTGCAGATTCGCAATATTACCGGTGGTGTACTCGTCCAAGACCCGGATGTTCATGACTTAGAGGCTAACGATTTAGTGGTCGCGACCTCCCGTGCGCCAACGGAAGAGGAAATAAAATCTCTCCTTTTTGCGTGGAAGGCGTGTAAACATGTCAAATCGAATTGCATCCTGCTTGCTAACGGCACACAAAGCGTTGGTATCGGAGCAGGACAGATGAGTCGCGTGGATGCCGCGATCATCGCTATCCGAAAGGCGGGTGAAAAGGCGAAGGGAGCAGTGTTAGCCTCGGATGCCTATTTCCCATTCCCCGATGGTGTTGAAATCGCCGGTGAGGCGGGTATCAGTGCTATTATTCAGCCCGGTGGTTCTGTCAATGATGCCCCTGTCATTGAAACAGCAGACGCTTACGGCATAGCAATGGTGCTGACGGGTGTACGCCATTTCAGGCATTAGTAACGCTTAGGTGGTCAGAAAAGCACTTGTATAACCTGTATACATGGCGGAATTGGAAATCCGATAGGTTTTGTGATATTCTATGCCAAGGAAAATACGACAACTCATCGCCGACTTGAGAAAAGCAGAAAAGCCGGTTTTGTAAATACAGGTGGAAACGGAAGCCATCGGAATTTCAGACATCCGAAAGGCCCACGGGTTACGATTTCTGGAAAACTCT is part of the Candidatus Poribacteria bacterium genome and encodes:
- the purH gene encoding bifunctional phosphoribosylaminoimidazolecarboxamide formyltransferase/IMP cyclohydrolase, which translates into the protein MTKIERALISVYDKTNLLDIANALAQRGVEILSTGGTARHLRDAGIDILDVSDYTGFPEMLDGRVKTLHPKIHGGLLADWDNPEHNSQAAAHGITSIDMVICNLYPFEATVAQPNVTLPEAIENIDIGGPTMIRAAAKNYRHVAVLTMASQYSEIIADLDENDGCLSEERRFELANAAFAHTAHYDTAIAAYLVDVDSQSDGFATDLTLRFKKERTLRYGENPHQRAAFYKTEASPGAAAAWANQLSGQSLSFNNLLDLEAALEIVKDFETPACAIIKHNNPCGLATADNLQDAFANALECDRTSAFGSIVGLNRKVTLQTANIIREAANAGVKIDAIIAPSYTEKALRALSRVKRRPILEAGSLSTTEPILQIRNITGGVLVQDPDVHDLEANDLVVATSRAPTEEEIKSLLFAWKACKHVKSNCILLANGTQSVGIGAGQMSRVDAAIIAIRKAGEKAKGAVLASDAYFPFPDGVEIAGEAGISAIIQPGGSVNDAPVIETADAYGIAMVLTGVRHFRH